One part of the Vicia villosa cultivar HV-30 ecotype Madison, WI linkage group LG6, Vvil1.0, whole genome shotgun sequence genome encodes these proteins:
- the LOC131614684 gene encoding glutathione S-transferase T3-like, whose translation YQQFTSQPTNPTIPHVVQKGNSGVQSNDQEHKTQQCCAQDSVETINLGEEVASAPVAKTPKQRFQQKEDEVLIQSWLYVSKYSIVGVDKKGDSFWNRIGEAYNKHRDANYKEREPMALKGRWNKINQFIQKFVGCYKKAVSTQQSGSSESNIMQAAYKIYFQDEGEKFIFEVAWRLLKDEP comes from the coding sequence TATCAACAATTTACATCTCAACCAACTAACCCCACTATTCCTCATGTGGTTCAAAAAGGTAATAGTGGCGTGCAATCAAATGATCAAGAACACAAAACACAACAATGTTGCGCTCAAGATAGCGTAGAAACTATTAACCTTGGTgaagaagttgcatctgcaccggTTGCAAAAACGCCTAAACAAAGGTTCCAACAAAAAGAGGATGAAGTACTCATTCAATCATGGCTATACGTGTCAAAGTATTCAATTGTTGGGGTTGATAAAAAAGGAGATAGTTTTTGGAACAGGATTGGCGAAGCTTACAACAAGCATCGTGACGCCAATTACAAAGAGAGGGAACCAATGGCACTTAAAGGTCGATGGAACaaaattaatcaatttattcAAAAGTTTGTTGGATGCTATAAAAAAGCCGTGTCTACACAACAAAGTGGGAGCTCCGAGAGCAATATCATGCAAGCTGCATATAAAATTTATTTCCAAGATGAAGGTGAAAAGTTTATTTTTGAGGTTGCATGGAGATTATTGAAAGATGAACCTTAA